Below is a genomic region from Gillisia sp. Hel_I_86.
TTTGCTATGGTGGGGGTAAAGAAGCTGAACGAGATGTGAGTGAACCCTTGTAGAAGTGTCGTAAACAACTTTAGTATTGTCAAAATCGAGGGATGGGCGGTCCCGAGAGACAGGACTTGACGGGAGTAACCTATTTACTGGTCAAGTGGCAATCGGCATAAAGAGGGCAGGAGCTTTACTTACGGCTCAATTACGGAACAGGAGAAGCTAATGGCAGGTGCGAAAATTCCACAACCCCGAAGGGCAAGGAAGAAATTAGCCATACGTGCCATTAGTGACGGATTATCCCGTAGTAGCGATGAGCATCCTGTAATGGGATGGGAGCGAAGGGGCTGACTTAACAGTTTTAACTTGTATTACAACTAATGTAGATTAGGATGATTTTCAAAGAGAAACAAAAGTCGCAACCGATAGATAAGCGACAGGTAATGGAAGCCTTTAAGAAGGTACGCAGTAACAAGGGTGCATCGGGTGTCGATAAAGTATCGATTTCCGAAGTGTCCGCTCGCCCTATGAAATACCTTTATCCCGTATGGAACAGGTTAGCGAGTGGAAGTTACTTTCCCAAGCCCGTTCGCGAAGTAGAAATACCCAAAGCAGATGGCAGGATACGGAAACTGGGCATCCCGACGGTACAAGACCGAACGGCTCAAATGGTAATTAGAGAGGAGCTGGAGCAGCTTGCAGATAAGCGGTTCAGCAAAAGTTCCTTTGGCTATCGACCGAACAAATCGGCGCACCAAGCCATAAAGCAATGCAGGGAAAACTGTATGGCGATGGATTGGGCAATAGATTTGGACATCAAGAGTTTTTTTGATGAGATAGACCACGATTTAATGCTCAAAGCATTGGGTCACTTTACCAAAGAGAAGCACATTCACTTGTACGTGACACGTTGGTTAAAAGCCAGTGTCCAAAAGAAAGATGGGAGTGTTCATCCCCGTAGCAAAGGCACACCACAGGGAGGTGTTATAAGCCCATTATTGGCAAACATTTTCCTAGACGTTGTTTTTGACAAATGGATTGAACAGCACCATCCCGAAGTAAAGTTTGAACGATATGCAGATGATATTATCATCCATTGTGCAAACTTCAAACAAGCCCTGCGGACTTTGGAAGCGGTAAAAGCCAGATTTGAGCAATGCAAGTTGCAGATAAAGAAAGGCAAGAGCAATATTGTTTATTGCAAGCGCAACCAAAAGAAGCACCCACCGTTCAAGGTCCACTATGTAACCTTCAGTTTTTTAGGTTTTACATTCAAACCAAGAATGGTAAAGGGCTACTACGGGAACTTTCATTTGGGTTTCACGCCCGCCATCAGCCGCCAAAGTCAAAAGCGAATCAATCAAACCTTGTTCAAGATGAAACTGCACCGTATGGTTCACTTGCGCCTGCCCGATTTGGCAGGCATTATAGCGAACAAAGTACGAGGGTGGATTCATTATTACGGCAAGGTGCGAATGAGCGAACTACATTATGTGTTCCGCTTTTTGAATATGCGACTGGCTAAATGGGTACGCAACAAATATCGGCGATTTAGGCGTAAACATTGGTTCTTTGCCTACAAATGGTTACAGGAGACTGCCAAGCAGTTTCCCAATCTATTTGTGCATTGGCAATATGGTTTTACGCCTTAGACTTGTTAAGAAGAGCCGTATGATGTGAGAGCATCACGTACGGTTCTGAGAGAGGTTTAGGGGTGCAATTCCCCTTTACCTACTCGACATTGTTTTTTCATTTTCTTTAGCCATTCCTCATAATATGGTCTGTCATTATTAGCAGGAACCTCATACCATTGGGAAGTGACAAAAAATATTTCGCCATTTATTTGATATGGATTTTTCCAATATCTAACTCTTTCGTAATAGGTAGAGTTTTCTTTAGCCAAAAAAGGAAATTGAATATCAAATGTCATTTTTGAATAATCTGCTCTTTGTAATCTTTCAATTTCATTTCTGTCAATTAAATTGTTTTTTACTAATTCGTTAAATGTTTTTCGTACATATTTTCCAATTGGAAGCTTTCCATCAAATTCATTGA
It encodes:
- the ltrA gene encoding group II intron reverse transcriptase/maturase → MIFKEKQKSQPIDKRQVMEAFKKVRSNKGASGVDKVSISEVSARPMKYLYPVWNRLASGSYFPKPVREVEIPKADGRIRKLGIPTVQDRTAQMVIREELEQLADKRFSKSSFGYRPNKSAHQAIKQCRENCMAMDWAIDLDIKSFFDEIDHDLMLKALGHFTKEKHIHLYVTRWLKASVQKKDGSVHPRSKGTPQGGVISPLLANIFLDVVFDKWIEQHHPEVKFERYADDIIIHCANFKQALRTLEAVKARFEQCKLQIKKGKSNIVYCKRNQKKHPPFKVHYVTFSFLGFTFKPRMVKGYYGNFHLGFTPAISRQSQKRINQTLFKMKLHRMVHLRLPDLAGIIANKVRGWIHYYGKVRMSELHYVFRFLNMRLAKWVRNKYRRFRRKHWFFAYKWLQETAKQFPNLFVHWQYGFTP